The following coding sequences lie in one Caretta caretta isolate rCarCar2 chromosome 28, rCarCar1.hap1, whole genome shotgun sequence genomic window:
- the POP7 gene encoding ribonuclease P protein subunit p20: MRAQGRGGGGSGSGSGGSACAGDTGRPMAEPAPPTAELALRRRLPPRLPRRPGDVYVNMKTDFKAQLSRCQKLLGPAGGCAEICIHGLGLAINRAINIALQLQAAGAGGLRLAANTSTVELADGLEPQGDEDGRPPLARARNNSAIHIRVCRASPPP, encoded by the exons ATGCGCGCGCAGGGCCGGGGTGGAGGCGGAAGCGGAAGCGGAAGCGGCGGCTCGGCCTGCGCTGGGGACACGGGGAG acCCATGGCGGAGCCGGCGCCCCCCACGGCAGAGCTGGCCCTGCGGCGCCGCCTGCCCCCCCGGCTGCCCCGGCGCCCGGGCGACGTCTACGTCAACATGAAGACGGACTTCAAGGCCCAGCTGAGCCGGTGCCAGAAGCTCCTGGGCCCGGCGGGCGGCTGCGCCGAGATCTGCATCCACGGCCTGGGCCTGGCCATCAACCGGGCCATCAACATCGCGCTGCAGCTCCAGGCGGCCGGCGCCGGTGGCCTGCGGCTGGCCGCCAACACCTCCACCGTGGAGCTGGCCGacgggctggagccccagggcgaCGAGGACGGGCGCCCGCCGCTGGCCCGGGCCCGCAACAACTCCGCCATCCACATCCGGGTGTGCCGGGCCTCGCCCCCGCCCTGA